CAGCGTCCGCTATGACACCTTGGGCAACGCCATCAACGGCATTACCTATCAGGATGTCGGCATCATGTTGAAAGTCACGCCCTTCATCACGTCGGACGGCCTGGTGGAAATGATCGTCACGCCCGAAATTTCCTCGGTCTCCCAGACCGACAAGGTGCAGATCCAAAACGGCGCCTTTGCGCCGGTCATTGACAAACGTTCGGCGGATACCGTGGTGGTGACGCCCGACGGCCAGACGGTTATCATCGGTGGTTTGATGCAAAACCAGAAGACAATGACCGAGACCAAGGTTCCCCTGCTGGGCGACATTCCCGGACTGGGCAACCTCTTCAAGCACAAAACGAAGACGGACACCAAAACCGAACTGATGATTTTCCTCACCCCGCACATTGTGCAGGCACCCAAAATGGTGGCTGCGCTTACGGCCGAGGAAAAACAAAAATCATCGGGCACCAAGGAATTCACGGAAGAGGAGATGAATAAATATTTTGATGAGATGCCGGTCAAACAACCCGCCACCGAGGACGGCAAACCGGCGCGTAAACGCAAAACCAACCCCTCGGAAAAACCCTGGTAAGCGTTTGCCGCCCTAACTCCTGAAAAACATGACGCGTCGCAGTGTATTCATATACGGATTCCTGGCGGCGGCTTGGGTGTTGGTGATGAGCTGGTTGGCGGCGGAACATTTTCGCGTCCAAAAATCGGCTCGGGAAGCGTTGATCAACCGCGCCAAAGACATCTCCAGCACCGTGGGCATCGTGTTGCGTTCGCAGCAGCACTTTGGCGTCATTTCCAAGGAGCGCATGGAGTCCGCCCTCCAGGGCCTCGTGCGCCCCGGGGAACTGAACGCCATCGCCCTGCTGAACATAGGCGGCGAAGTCGTTGTGTCAGCAGGTGCCCCGGTGGCTTTGCCGGCGCGCGGGGCGGTTCGGGTCACCGAGCGTTGGGATGAAGACTCCGTGACCTTGATCAACTTGGTGGACCTGGGCACCAACATGGATCGTACCATCACGGGCACCAATGCGCCCGGCACTCCCAGCGCGCCCATCGTTTTATCCCGGCAGGAACTTTACCGGCCCTTTGACACCAATCGTCCGCCGCCGGAATACCGCGGATCGCCTCCTGGCGATACCAACCGCCCGCCGCCACCACCAGAATACCGCGGACCGGCGATGGGCGATACGAACACCTCTGCCAACAACACCAATCAGCCTCCGTATATGGGACGCAATCGCCGGCACGGACCGGATTCCCGTCAGCGATCCTCCCGTCCGTTCTGGATGAGTGAAGAGGAGTACAAATCCGCAATCAACAAGCAGGGGGTGCATGGATTTGTCATTGTAATGTCCACGCATCCGATCCGCGCCGTTTCCAACCAGGACCTCTGGTTGCGCACCATCATCGCCTTCCTCGCTGGCGTCTCCGTGTTTGGCATTGGACTCGCCTGGCGCAATCTTGCCAAATCCGCAGACCTCCAGATTCGCCTGGTGCGCGCCCGTGAACAAAACCTGCACCTGAAGGAAATGAACCTCGCGGCGGCTGGTCTGGCCCATGAGACCCGCAACCCGCTTAATATCGTGCGGGGCTTGGCGCAGATGATTTCCAAACAGGGGGAAGCCTCGCCCGAAATCCGTAAACAATCCCGCGCTATCGTGGATGAGGCTGACCGGGTGACTGCGCAATTAAACGAGTTCATTAACTATTCCCGTCCACGCGAAGTGCGCCGCACCAAGGTGCAGCTAAACCAAGCGGTCGGCGAGGTGGCGCGGGCGTTGCACCATGACCTTGCGGAAAAGAACGTTCAGTTGCGTACTGGGCAGGAGCAGATCGCCATTGACGCCGATGAACAATTGCTGCGCCAGGCCCTGTTCAACCTGTTGTTTAACGCCATCCAGGCCGTTGAACCGGGCGGGACCATTCAGGTCACGGCGCAAAAGGTTTCCCCGACCGAGGCCACCTTGGATATTCGCGATGACGGCCCCGGGGTTCCCGCTGAATTACGGCAGGAGATTTTCAAGCCCTACTTTACCACCAACCAAAAAGGCACCGGTCTGGGGTTGGCGGTGGTGCAGCAGAATGTGCTCGCGCATGGCTGGGAAATTGCCTGCCTGCCCAATGAGCCCAAGGGCGCGATTTTCCGGCTTTCCCATTTGCACCTTTCCGTTTAGTCTCCGGGCATGTCGCTTGAGACGCCCAAAAATAATCCGCAGACGCCGCGCATCCTGATCGTGGACGACGATGCTGGCCAGCGCAGCTTGCTGGATTACTTTCTGAAGAGCCAGGGGTTCGAGACCGTGGTGGCCGTGTCCGGCGAAGCGGCGCTCGAACTGCTTCGTTCCCGGGAAATCAACATGATGATTTCGGACGTGCGGATGCCGGGCATGTCTGGCTTGGAAACCTTGCGCCACGCCCGCCAGCAGCACGCCGTTCTGCCAGTCCTCTTGGTCACCGCCTATGCCGACATTCGCGATGCCGTCGTGGCCATGCGGGATGGAGCGGTGAATTACCTCTCCAAACCCATTGATCTGGACGAACTCCTTGCCTGTGTGCGGCAGGCCACCGGTTTGGCGGCCTCCGGCCCCATCAAACTCGGGGACGACAAACAACTGCCGGATTCGGTCGTAGCCCGCAGCCCGTTAATGATCGCCTTATTTCGCGACGCCTCGCTCATTGCCGCTTCGGATAGCCGGGTGCTGATCACGGGGGAAAGCGGCGTGGGCAAGGAGGTGCTGGCGGATGTCATTCACGCCTGGAGTCCGCGCGCGGCGGGTCCACTGGTCAAGGTCAACTGCGCCGCCATTCCCGAAACCCTGCTCGAGAGCGAATTGTTTGGTCATGAAAAAGGCTCCTTTACCGGAGCGACCGCCCAACGGATTGGCCGCTTTGAACAGGCAGATGGCGGGACCATTCTGCTGGATGAGATTGCGGAAATGTCCGCGCAACTGCAGTCCAAACTGTTGCGCGTCACGCAAAATGGACGCTTCAACCGGGTCGGTTCCAACCAGGAAATTCAGGTCAACACCCGCATTTTGGCCGCTACCAACAGCAATCTGGAAAAAGCTGTCAAAGACGGGCGCTTCCGCGAGGATTTGTATTATCGTTTGAACGTGGTGGAACTCAACATTCCCCCGTTGCGCGAGCGGCCCGAGGATATCCTGCCCCTGGCCAGTCGGTTTCTCGCCGAGTTTACCCAGGGCAAGGCCCGCTTCTCGTCCGGGGTGGTGGAGTGCCTTGCGCGTTATGGCTGGCCCGGCAATGTGCGCGAGTTGCGCAATGCCATGGAGCGTGCCGCGCTGTTGTCGCGGGGTGAACTGATCCTGCTGGACCATCTCCCCAATCGGCTGCGCCAATCGACGGACCAGCCGGGAACGGCGGTTGAGGCTGCCGATCCGCAGCGGTTGGAAGGCATCGAGCGCGAAGCCATCATCCATGCGTTGCGTGCCCACGACTTCAATCGCACCGAAACCGCCCGGGCGCTTGGCATCAGCCGCCGGGCGTTGCTCTACAAACTGCAACGACTGCGCGAGGCTGGCTTCCACGTGGACCCCGTTTGACCGGGCCGCAATCAGGTGCTCGTGTAAACACCGAATCTCATAGAAATGCCGGCCAATCCAATTCCCGCTTGACGGCGGATAGGTAAAACTTGGCAGATTCAAAGATTCAAAAATGTGAGAATAGGCGATTGACAAACTCAAATATATGCGTAATGTGACTACAGAATATCAGTCGCATAGATAGCGGAATATAGTTTAACAATGTAATCTAATCGGGTATATGAAAAAAACTACTAGCCTCGACGTGCAAAGGTGTGTGGCGCTGGCTTTCTTTGTAAGCAGTCTGTGCATCTATGCGCAACCTTTGGCCACCTATGACCTTTCGGCGGATTATTCCACCAATGCCAATCCCAATGGTGTCTGGGCCTATGGGTGGAAGGAGACAACCACTGGAGCGTTCTCCAACCACACGTTTTTCCGGATAACCTTTAATGAAGCCGGTGGCCAGGATTGGGTTTGGGCACGCTATTCCAACGACCAAAGTTTCATCATGCGCAACGGATCAAGTTTCGATGGCTCGGCGGGGGGCGGGCAGGCACGCTGGGCACCTGGACAGATGATTATCGGGCCTGGTCATCCCCTCCACAATGACAATTATGGTGGTGTTCGTTTCACCGTTCCCAATAACGCACAAGGCACACATTTGGTGCAAGTGCGGGTGGACGACCTGTACGTCGGCGCGTTGAGTGGTGATACTGACTTTCACGTAGTGCGAAGTGGTGTGGAGTTGGTTGGCGTCAATATCCCTGCGTCCGCAACCACCTTCACCAATGGTTTTGGTTATACCAACCAAACGATATTGATGGCAGGCGAAACGCTGGATTTTCTGGTGGGGCGCGGCTTGGATAATAGTTACAACGGTTCAACTTTAAAAATCAACCTCACGATCAAACGCCTGGATGAAGCCCTGGCACCGCCTATGTTCTTAATCCCATTACAGGGGCTAACCGTGTATCCCGGGGACAACACGGCTTTGGTCGCACAAGTGACTGGAAATGCCCCCTTGACGTACCAGTGGTTCTTTGAAAATAACCTGATCCCGGATGCGACCAATGCCTCGTTAACCTTGCTCAACTGTCAGCCTTCCACTGTGGGTAATTATACCCTGGTGGTGTCAAATATGGTGGGCTCAGTGACCAGCAGTCCGGCTATGCTTACGGTGACAACCAATCCCAGCGTAAACGTGACTCCCACGAATGCGGTGGTTTATATCACCACCAGCACCTCGTTCGTCGCCAGTGCTTCCGGACCAAGCCCCCTTACGTTCCAGTGGCAGTTTAATGGTTCCAATCTTACTGGTGCCACTAACAATGTTTTAGCTCTCACCAATTTAACCCTGGCACAATCGGGAGCTTACCAATGTGTGGTCATGAACCCCTATGCCAGTACTACCAGTGCCCCTGTAACACTGACTGTACAGACGACGTCTCTCACTTGTGTGGATGATTTTGATCCGGTTATAGATTCCAACCAGTGGTTTTCCGTTGGTGGAGCCATTGCTACGAATTATGGAGGTTCAGTCTCTGGCACCAAGGCATTGGTCTTTACCGCCACAAGCGGAACCCGGCAAGTTACCACGAGGCCGCTTAATACCACGTCGGGCGGCACTATTAGTTACTACCTGCGCACCGGGACCAATACTTATGTGTACTACTGGGATCGGCCAGACTACGTCAATGAGTACACTTTGCTTGAATATTCCGTGAACCAGGGAAGCACTTGGACAACCATCACCAATCACAGTCTGGTCATCTCCAAT
The window above is part of the Verrucomicrobiota bacterium genome. Proteins encoded here:
- a CDS encoding immunoglobulin domain-containing protein, with translation MKKTTSLDVQRCVALAFFVSSLCIYAQPLATYDLSADYSTNANPNGVWAYGWKETTTGAFSNHTFFRITFNEAGGQDWVWARYSNDQSFIMRNGSSFDGSAGGGQARWAPGQMIIGPGHPLHNDNYGGVRFTVPNNAQGTHLVQVRVDDLYVGALSGDTDFHVVRSGVELVGVNIPASATTFTNGFGYTNQTILMAGETLDFLVGRGLDNSYNGSTLKINLTIKRLDEALAPPMFLIPLQGLTVYPGDNTALVAQVTGNAPLTYQWFFENNLIPDATNASLTLLNCQPSTVGNYTLVVSNMVGSVTSSPAMLTVTTNPSVNVTPTNAVVYITTSTSFVASASGPSPLTFQWQFNGSNLTGATNNVLALTNLTLAQSGAYQCVVMNPYASTTSAPVTLTVQTTSLTCVDDFDPVIDSNQWFSVGGAIATNYGGSVSGTKALVFTATSGTRQVTTRPLNTTSGGTISYYLRTGTNTYVYYWDRPDYVNEYTLLEYSVNQGSTWTTITNHSLVISNWTQFQMPIPAAAQSSYTLFRWRQYAYTTATSYNGDNWALEDVNINAMPTSPTITTGPSNQTVTVGGTVAFTSSATSTTPMMYQWYFSGQTINNATNSGLTLLNVTSNNAGGYFAVVSNLGGSATSGVATLTVIPPPSIVAVPSLTATPGTDLVVPITLVSRGTENVVSFSLAFDPARLSFRQVTMGEGAALAFPTFNSLQASNGLVG
- a CDS encoding ATP-binding protein; its protein translation is MTRRSVFIYGFLAAAWVLVMSWLAAEHFRVQKSAREALINRAKDISSTVGIVLRSQQHFGVISKERMESALQGLVRPGELNAIALLNIGGEVVVSAGAPVALPARGAVRVTERWDEDSVTLINLVDLGTNMDRTITGTNAPGTPSAPIVLSRQELYRPFDTNRPPPEYRGSPPGDTNRPPPPPEYRGPAMGDTNTSANNTNQPPYMGRNRRHGPDSRQRSSRPFWMSEEEYKSAINKQGVHGFVIVMSTHPIRAVSNQDLWLRTIIAFLAGVSVFGIGLAWRNLAKSADLQIRLVRAREQNLHLKEMNLAAAGLAHETRNPLNIVRGLAQMISKQGEASPEIRKQSRAIVDEADRVTAQLNEFINYSRPREVRRTKVQLNQAVGEVARALHHDLAEKNVQLRTGQEQIAIDADEQLLRQALFNLLFNAIQAVEPGGTIQVTAQKVSPTEATLDIRDDGPGVPAELRQEIFKPYFTTNQKGTGLGLAVVQQNVLAHGWEIACLPNEPKGAIFRLSHLHLSV
- a CDS encoding sigma-54 dependent transcriptional regulator, whose product is MSLETPKNNPQTPRILIVDDDAGQRSLLDYFLKSQGFETVVAVSGEAALELLRSREINMMISDVRMPGMSGLETLRHARQQHAVLPVLLVTAYADIRDAVVAMRDGAVNYLSKPIDLDELLACVRQATGLAASGPIKLGDDKQLPDSVVARSPLMIALFRDASLIAASDSRVLITGESGVGKEVLADVIHAWSPRAAGPLVKVNCAAIPETLLESELFGHEKGSFTGATAQRIGRFEQADGGTILLDEIAEMSAQLQSKLLRVTQNGRFNRVGSNQEIQVNTRILAATNSNLEKAVKDGRFREDLYYRLNVVELNIPPLRERPEDILPLASRFLAEFTQGKARFSSGVVECLARYGWPGNVRELRNAMERAALLSRGELILLDHLPNRLRQSTDQPGTAVEAADPQRLEGIEREAIIHALRAHDFNRTETARALGISRRALLYKLQRLREAGFHVDPV